The genomic window TCTCGATCGGACCGCTGCGCGACTTCTGAAGCGCTGCGCCGTGCGTCGGCCTCCGGTCGACGCCTTGCGCATGGCGGCGGCACTGGGGATCGAAATCGCCTTTGACGCGGGCCAGGCGATTCGGGCGCGGTACGTCGAGTTGCGCGCCGCGCGCGGCGGCAATCCACGACCTGCCATCCTGCTGCGGCCCGAGCCGCGTTCGGAGCGGCGTCAATGGGCCGTGGCGCACGAATTGGGGGAGCGCGAGGCGGCGGTCGTCTTCCAACGCCTGGCGATCGACCCCCGCGCCGCGCCGCCGACGGCGCGCGAATGGGTGGCCAATCAATTGGCGAATCGCATTCTGCTGCCGACCCGCTGGCTAGCGGCCGCGGGCGCGGCATGCGGCTGGGATTTGCTCGCGCTGAAAGAACGATTTTCCACTGCCAGCCACGAGCTCATTGCGCGTCGCATGCTCGAGTTCGAGCCCCCCGTGGTGGTCACGATTTTCGATCATGGCAAGCTGTCGTTTCGCCAGGGCAATCGCGGCGGGCGGTTGGCCCTCACGCCGCTGGAACGCACGTGCTGGCGCTCGTCGCATCTCAATGGCGTCATCGACGCGCGCGCCGACGCGGGCTATACCGTCCGCTGCTGGCCAGTGCACGAACCCGAGTGGAAGCGGGAATTGCTGCGGCTGGATGTACTCGACGAGCCCGAGATGTGGTGCATCGGTGAACCGGCGATGTGCGAGGAATGCGGTTGACGAATCGGCAATGCCTTCAGGCA from Pirellulales bacterium includes these protein-coding regions:
- a CDS encoding ImmA/IrrE family metallo-endopeptidase — translated: MLPEIPAEELAACLDRTAARLLKRCAVRRPPVDALRMAAALGIEIAFDAGQAIRARYVELRAARGGNPRPAILLRPEPRSERRQWAVAHELGEREAAVVFQRLAIDPRAAPPTAREWVANQLANRILLPTRWLAAAGAACGWDLLALKERFSTASHELIARRMLEFEPPVVVTIFDHGKLSFRQGNRGGRLALTPLERTCWRSSHLNGVIDARADAGYTVRCWPVHEPEWKRELLRLDVLDEPEMWCIGEPAMCEECG